From the genome of Thermotoga sp. Mc24:
TGGCATTTTCCCTCTGGTCCAAGAAGAAACCCGTTTTCTGCCCTCTGGTATCAGCAAGGAATTTGAGGCCGTTCATCTCGAACTCTATCAGTTCAGGACCTTCACCATAGATCCATCCCGATCGATTTTCAAGTCCTTCTTTCTCCCTGAAAGTGCCCTCGGATTTCTCGTATATTCCCTTCGGTTCGAATATCTCGATGAGACTATCCAAGATCCACTCTTTCATCTTCTCCATTCCCAGAGTCGTTATTTGAAAAACCAGATAATCTCCAAAGAGATCGACTATGAGACCCGGCAGAAAGTCTCCCTCGCTGTGCACGACTCGGAAGGCCGTTGTTTCTTTCACAAGCTTTCTCTTTCTCTTCAAAGCGCTCTCTATCCTGTCCTTTATGAAGTTTCGATCGATGACCTCGTTGTTCCAGGCAAGGATTCTCACCCTGATCTTTGAATTGTCGTTTATGTAACCCTTTCCGAAGAAAGAACCATCTGGTCTGAAAACATCCACAACACTTCCGTTTTCATACTCCCCTTCAACTTTTAGAATCTCGTTGTAGAAAATCCATAGGTGACCACCTGAGATTCTTCGATTTATACTCTTCAGAAACACTTTTGCCAACTACAACCACCCCATTCCGTACGATATGAGAAAGAGAATGTATCCTCCAAGGGCGAGGAAAGGTCCGAACGGTATACGCGTTTTTATATCCATTTTACCTTTTCCTTTGATGAGTGCATAGAGTATCCCAGAAATTGAAGCAATCAAGATGGCAAAAATGGAAGGAACTGGTGAGAGGAGGAAGCCTATTCCCATCGCAAGAATCACATCACCTGTTCCCAGGCCGTCTCTGTACATTACTTTCAAAACCAAAAATATGGTTGTCACAATGAGAAAAGAGATCAAATGTTCCAGAAAGGAGGTTCTCAAGGCCACCACAAAGGAAAAGATCAGAACGGTAAAGTTCAGGTAATCCGGAATCAGGAACGTTTCAAAGTCTATGAGTGATATCGCGATGAGGGCAGAAACGATCACACACGAAGATACGAACAGCAGGGGATCTTTTATGAGGGCGCGATTTATCAGAAACAAAACCCCTGTTGAGAACTCCACGACAGGGTATCTGATCGGGATTTTCCATCCACAATACCGGCATTTCCCTTTCAGCAGAATGTAGCTGACAACGGGAATGTTGTCGTACCACTCTATTTTCCTCTTACAGCTGGGACAGAATGAATGAGGAGGATCCCATAATTTGAGATCCTCCTTCGTGGATCTGTATATGACAACGTTCAAAAAGCTTCCGACTGTGATGCCTATCACGAACGTCAGGAGATTCCACAAGCCTGTTTTTCCTCCTCTGTGAGAAGTTCGTCCAGTACCTCTTTTTTTCCATAATAATACCAGAAATTGTTCTGCCCAATATCCTCAAGGATTTCTCTGGCTTTATCGATCTGACCGAGTTTCACGTAGGGAACCACGAGGAGCAACCGTGCCAGAGTGTTCAAAGGAGAAGATTCCACGATCTTTTCGAGCTCTTCAGCAACTTCTTTGTATTTTCCGTGTTTCAGCATCACGCGAGCCCATGGTTCTACTTCTGTGGGATACTTGGGTTTACAGTTCATGATCTTTTCTTCCATTTCTTTTGCCTTTTCTTCGTTGCCTAGATCTCTATAAAGCTGAGAAAGCTGGTAGAGGGCAGGTATGTTGTCTGGATCTATTTTCAAAAGACGTTCCAGTGTTTTTGCGGCGAGATCTTTGCGGTTTATCTCATGGTACGCTTCTGTGATCATGAAATATGTGATCTTGTCGTTTGGGTTGTATTCCAGTTCTCTTTCCCAGTAATGAATTGCTTTTTCATAATCACCCAAGTTATAATGGGCTTCCCCAAGGGAGGCGTACGCCTGTACCAGCCAGGGATCTATCTCCACGGCTTTATCGAGGTATTTTATTCCCTCTTCTATCTTGCCTTGCTCGACTAGAAGAGAACCTTTCAGTTCATAGGCTGGAGCGTAGTTTTCATCTATGTCGAGCATGAACTTTATGATATCGTGTGCTGTATCGTAAAAGTTACGATCAGCGTATTCCAGTGCAAGATCGTACAGACCTTTGAGAGAAACATTTTTAAAATCTTTTGGGCTTATGTTCTCTTCCCTGAGCCATTCCTGAAATTCGGGAAAGATGAGAGGTTCATAAACGGTCTCATCGAGATGAACTACTTTCTCCAGTATTTCACAGGTTTGTACTTCTTTCATTATGTTCTCTTTTTTCTTCATGTCTTCTTTTAAGGGTTCCCAGTCTCCTTCGTAAAGGAGATCTCTGAGGGCCACAACGAAAGGCGTCGAAGTGGTGATCTCCAGCTTTTCTCCAGATAAAACGAGCGTTATTATGTGTTCCGCCATCAGCCATCCCTCCTGAAACTTGCGGTTCATATTCATTTTACATCATGAAACAGAAAACGGCAAATTTTGTGTTTCTTCTGCTAAAATCTTATCCGGAGGTGGAAAAGTTGAGAGTTTACATAGTGAGATACTCTGAGATAGGTCTCAAAGGAAAAAACAGAAAAGATTTTGAAGAGATTCTCAGAAGAAACATCGAGAGGGTCACCGGAATGAAGGTGAAGAGACAGTGGGGAAGGTTTCTCATTCCGATAGATGAGAACGTAACACTCGACGATAAGCTGAAAAAAATCTTTGGGATTCAAAATTTCAGCAAAGGATTCTTAGTGAGTCACGATTTCGAGGAAGTGAAGAAATATTCACTCATTGCGGTGAAAGAAAAGCTGGAAAAAAGAAATTACAGAACTTTCAAGGTACAGGCCAAGAAAGCCTACAAGGAGTACGAAAAAGGCGTGTACGAAATAAACAGCGAACTCGGTGCTTTGATACTCAAGAACTTCAAGGAACTTTCCGTTGATGTACACAATCCGGATTTTGTTCTCGGGGTGGAAGTGAGACCAGAAGGGGTTCTGATTTTCACGGACAGGGTGGAGTGCTACGGTGGACTCCCTGTGGGAACGGGAGGAAAAGCGGTCCTTCTTCTCTCTGGAGGGATAGACAGCCCGGTGGCAGGCTGGTACGCTCTGAAAAGAGGAGTTCTAATAGAGTCTGTCACGTTTGTGTCTCCTCCGTTCACATCGGAGGGGGCCGTGGAAAAAGTGAGAGATATATTGAGAGTTCTCAGAGAGTTCAGTGGAGGTCATCCCTTGAGATTGCACATCGTGAATCTCACAAAGTTGCAGCTTGAGATCAAAAAGAAGGTACCTGATAAATACTCGTTGATCATGTACAGAAGGTCCATGTTCAGGATAGCGGAAAAAATAGCAGAAGAAACCGACGCTATTGCTTTTTACACGGGAGAGAACATAGGTCAGGTTGCGAGCCAGACACTGGAAAACCTCTGGTCCATAGAGAGCGTGACCACAAGACCCGTGATAAGGCCTCTTTCTGGTTTTGACAAAACAGAAATCGTCGAAAAGGCGAAGGAAATTGGGACCTACGAGATCTCTATAAAGCCTTACCAGGACAGTTGTGTTTTCTTTGCTCCGAAAAATCCTGCAACGAGATCCCATCCCTCGATCCTCGAGAAGCTGGAACATCAGATTCCTGATCTACCTGCTCTCGAAGAAGAAGCGTTCATCTCCAGAAAAGTCGAGGTGATAGAGTGAGAAAAATCAAAGATCTTCTGCTGACACTGTACTTCTACTTCATAGCCACCGTATACATTGTTTTTTACGGAGGATACGTGCTTTTCAGATCATTTTTAATGAGAGATCGTGAAAAAGCCAGAAAGTACGTTTTGAAGGAGATAGAAAAATTCGGCAAAAGAGCCTTCACTTGGCTTTTTTCTGATGTGATAGTTGAAGGCAGAGAAAACATTCCAAAGGACAAGAATTTCGTGGTGGCTGCGAATCATCAGAGTCTCATGGACATCCCGTTGATTCTCGGCTTCGTTGCCACAGGCGCATTCATAGCGAAGGAAGAACTGAGAAAAATTCCAGGGGTGAACTGGTACATAAGAT
Proteins encoded in this window:
- a CDS encoding prepilin peptidase, whose product is MWNLLTFVIGITVGSFLNVVIYRSTKEDLKLWDPPHSFCPSCKRKIEWYDNIPVVSYILLKGKCRYCGWKIPIRYPVVEFSTGVLFLINRALIKDPLLFVSSCVIVSALIAISLIDFETFLIPDYLNFTVLIFSFVVALRTSFLEHLISFLIVTTIFLVLKVMYRDGLGTGDVILAMGIGFLLSPVPSIFAILIASISGILYALIKGKGKMDIKTRIPFGPFLALGGYILFLISYGMGWL
- a CDS encoding tetratricopeptide repeat protein — translated: MAEHIITLVLSGEKLEITTSTPFVVALRDLLYEGDWEPLKEDMKKKENIMKEVQTCEILEKVVHLDETVYEPLIFPEFQEWLREENISPKDFKNVSLKGLYDLALEYADRNFYDTAHDIIKFMLDIDENYAPAYELKGSLLVEQGKIEEGIKYLDKAVEIDPWLVQAYASLGEAHYNLGDYEKAIHYWERELEYNPNDKITYFMITEAYHEINRKDLAAKTLERLLKIDPDNIPALYQLSQLYRDLGNEEKAKEMEEKIMNCKPKYPTEVEPWARVMLKHGKYKEVAEELEKIVESSPLNTLARLLLVVPYVKLGQIDKAREILEDIGQNNFWYYYGKKEVLDELLTEEEKQACGIS
- the thiI gene encoding tRNA uracil 4-sulfurtransferase ThiI, translating into MRVYIVRYSEIGLKGKNRKDFEEILRRNIERVTGMKVKRQWGRFLIPIDENVTLDDKLKKIFGIQNFSKGFLVSHDFEEVKKYSLIAVKEKLEKRNYRTFKVQAKKAYKEYEKGVYEINSELGALILKNFKELSVDVHNPDFVLGVEVRPEGVLIFTDRVECYGGLPVGTGGKAVLLLSGGIDSPVAGWYALKRGVLIESVTFVSPPFTSEGAVEKVRDILRVLREFSGGHPLRLHIVNLTKLQLEIKKKVPDKYSLIMYRRSMFRIAEKIAEETDAIAFYTGENIGQVASQTLENLWSIESVTTRPVIRPLSGFDKTEIVEKAKEIGTYEISIKPYQDSCVFFAPKNPATRSHPSILEKLEHQIPDLPALEEEAFISRKVEVIE
- a CDS encoding class I SAM-dependent rRNA methyltransferase; translated protein: MAKVFLKSINRRISGGHLWIFYNEILKVEGEYENGSVVDVFRPDGSFFGKGYINDNSKIRVRILAWNNEVIDRNFIKDRIESALKRKRKLVKETTAFRVVHSEGDFLPGLIVDLFGDYLVFQITTLGMEKMKEWILDSLIEIFEPKGIYEKSEGTFREKEGLENRSGWIYGEGPELIEFEMNGLKFLADTRGQKTGFFLDQRENAKMVMDLAEEKVCLDAFSYTGNFAVHLLKGGAKHVTLVDYSERALEVAREILKLNGFDSGRYDLLPGNAFDILKSFDREGRKYDLVVLDPPSFAKSSSNLESAKRGYKEINLRAMRILKKPGVLATSSCTQIVSEELFREILLDASFDTKTSLTVLRRGGQPPDHPVLMNVPETQYLKFYILQVDKR